The genome window ATGATATTACTTTCGCGTAGAAGATAATTTGCTTGAAAAGCCTTATCATTTGTCATTCTAGCAAAAGCAGAAATCCAAATAAGATATACTAAAACATCAATGGAATTATAATCAGAGAGTCTATTCATAAAGGAAAACCATGAAACCTCAACTCTTTGCGCTTATGACCGCCATCGCTTGGGGAGTGGGCGGATATTTCGAAAAAAAAGGCCTGCATCTCGGGAATCTATCTCCTTAGATGGGGATAACTATACGCACAGCAATCGCATTTATTATTCTCGGCGCGTTGAGCTTCCCCCAATGGAAAACAATCGGCCACGCCAGAAGCAAAGCCTTGCTATATATGGTAATCAGTGGAGGCGTTGTCGCTGGTGCAGTCGGGATGTTGTGTTTTTATCATGCAATTAAAGGCGCACCGCTCGGGCGTGTGATGCCTATTGCGTTTACTTCTCCATTATTCGGCTCTAATGGGACTGGCTTTCGGGGGAGAAACACTAACCTCTAAGGATGCTATCGGCATTCTTCTAACAGTAGGTGGAATAGCAATACTAACTTTATAAGCTATAGGTGATAAATCAATAACTGAAGCAATAAAAAAAACCGCTAAAGCGGTATTTTGGTGGCGGGGGAAGGATTTGAACCTTCGACCTTCGGGTTATGAGCCCGACGAGCTACCAGACTGCTCCACCCCGCGACGATGGCAATATTATATGAAGTGTTACTTTATTTGTCAAGGCAATTATTTTGGTGTCGTTTATGGTATCTCAAAGATGCTCAGATCAGGGTTACTTATCAATAATGCTATCGTTCTCAATCTACTATAAACGGGAATACTTATTTCCATTCTATTGAAAACAATAGGATTATCTTGCTTTCGAGTATCAAATACATTTGATAAACAAACACTTTTTTGAGGCTATAAAATAAAGTCCTTGCTAATTCAATCATACTATATTCCTTGACATTATAAAAAAAATTTGTATTTTACTATAAAAGTTAGGAGAGCTTAACACATGAAACTCGATAGACTCGACAACGGAGATTTTGCCAAAGTTCAGTGGGTAGGCGGATGGGGGCCTATACGCTCAAGACTTCTTGATATGGGATTTGTAAAAGGTGAGATAGTCGAAGTCATACGCAGAGCGCCTATAAACGGGCCTATCGAAGTTAGTGTTAAGGGAGCGTTTCTATCTCTTCGCCCCGAAGAAGCGCAATGGATAGATGTCTTTCCCCTATCAAACCATATGCATCATCGCCACTTCAGGGGACACCATGGCGTTGGGGGAAGACACCGCTTCTTCCATAGATTATTTGGATTTCAAAATGAAAACAG of bacterium contains these proteins:
- a CDS encoding ferrous iron transport protein A; this translates as MKLDRLDNGDFAKVQWVGGWGPIRSRLLDMGFVKGEIVEVIRRAPINGPIEVSVKGAFLSLRPEEAQWIDVFPLSNHMHHRHFRGHHGVGGRHRFFHRLFGFQNENSDEVE